In Microbulbifer celer, a single window of DNA contains:
- a CDS encoding M48 family metallopeptidase: MNQTIVLHGKWQDGATSSVLPAELHCLEGRVYLIANGEELMGLPLDLVQITPKLGRTPRYLTFADQRGQFECEDHSGLDQLDKSIGSRGYGIIHRLENHLGMVVFATVLVAGIIWGYFTWGVPAASEALAYRLPADLLDRSAQETLSFMEEYSLEPTALSDERQAEIRAEFSAFAPNYPIEKLRFYRGAEQGANAFALPDGTIIFTDEIIALADTNDELLAVFGHELGHVAHRHSLRQVIQGSAVSLTFALITGEVSALGDLLLTAPVVFSQLSYSRQFELESDAHAVDMLRESGRSPEALATMLSKLYYSRTNCSEDCPANESEPGTDSAPAGESEMRKDKNENREDGSKWLRYLSTHPHLEERIAITKYKERESD; this comes from the coding sequence TTGAATCAAACCATTGTCTTGCATGGCAAGTGGCAGGACGGTGCTACGAGTAGCGTCCTGCCTGCCGAACTGCACTGCCTCGAGGGGCGGGTCTACCTGATCGCCAATGGCGAGGAGTTGATGGGCCTGCCTCTGGATCTGGTGCAGATAACCCCGAAGCTCGGTCGTACCCCGCGTTATCTGACGTTTGCCGATCAGCGCGGCCAGTTTGAATGTGAGGACCACAGCGGTCTCGATCAGCTGGATAAATCCATCGGCAGTCGCGGTTACGGGATTATCCACCGCCTGGAAAATCATCTGGGCATGGTGGTGTTCGCCACGGTGTTGGTTGCCGGCATTATCTGGGGATATTTCACCTGGGGGGTACCCGCGGCCAGTGAGGCACTGGCGTACCGGCTGCCGGCAGATCTGCTGGACCGTTCCGCGCAGGAAACCCTGTCGTTCATGGAGGAGTACTCCCTCGAGCCGACGGCGTTGAGCGACGAGAGACAGGCGGAAATCCGTGCGGAATTCTCCGCATTTGCACCGAACTATCCGATCGAGAAATTGCGTTTTTACCGCGGGGCGGAACAGGGTGCCAATGCATTTGCCTTGCCGGATGGCACTATCATCTTCACCGATGAAATCATCGCACTGGCGGATACCAATGACGAGCTGCTCGCGGTCTTTGGCCATGAGCTTGGTCACGTGGCACATCGGCATTCGTTGCGCCAGGTGATTCAGGGCTCCGCGGTGTCGCTGACGTTTGCGCTGATCACCGGCGAGGTCTCCGCACTGGGCGATTTACTGCTCACGGCTCCGGTCGTGTTCTCCCAGCTTTCCTATTCGCGCCAGTTCGAACTGGAGTCCGATGCTCATGCGGTGGACATGCTGCGCGAGAGCGGCCGGTCCCCGGAGGCATTGGCAACGATGTTGAGCAAGCTCTATTACAGCAGAACAAACTGTAGCGAAGACTGTCCAGCCAATGAATCAGAGCCCGGTACGGACTCTGCTCCGGCAGGTGAGTCGGAAATGCGCAAGGATAAAAACGAGAATCGCGAGGACGGGTCGAAATGGCTCCGCTACCTCAGTACGCATCCTCACCTGGAAGAGCGAATTGCAATCACGAAGTACAAAGAGCGCGAATCGGACTGA
- a CDS encoding RNA polymerase sigma factor, giving the protein MATAWAEPLASDDRQPLEHYYREYHQELCRYVVSKFGLPHGDAEDVVQEAFARMAPKFHAEGIAHVRAFLYRSVHNASIDALRKGQVREGYAQAVQAEPENEYDNLSPERVTAGRQFLGLISSALWSMPHKRRRLLLMNRVDGLSYAEIARREGLSATVVKKHVAKALAGCQQVLRAHDGEL; this is encoded by the coding sequence ATGGCGACAGCATGGGCGGAACCCCTGGCGAGTGATGATCGCCAGCCACTGGAGCATTACTACCGGGAGTACCATCAGGAACTCTGTCGGTATGTGGTGAGCAAGTTTGGCCTGCCCCACGGTGATGCCGAGGACGTCGTGCAGGAGGCATTTGCCCGCATGGCGCCCAAGTTTCACGCTGAGGGCATTGCACACGTGCGGGCGTTTCTGTACCGGTCGGTACACAACGCGTCCATCGATGCGTTGCGCAAAGGCCAGGTCCGGGAAGGGTATGCGCAGGCGGTACAGGCAGAACCGGAGAACGAGTACGACAACCTCAGCCCGGAGCGGGTCACGGCCGGTCGTCAGTTTCTGGGGCTGATCAGTAGCGCGCTCTGGAGCATGCCGCACAAACGCCGCCGGTTGTTGCTGATGAATAGGGTCGACGGCCTCTCCTACGCGGAAATTGCCCGTAGAGAGGGACTCTCGGCAACGGTAGTCAAAAAACACGTAGCCAAAGCACTGGCGGGCTGCCAGCAGGTGCTGCGTGCACATGATGGAGAATTGTAA
- a CDS encoding LuxR C-terminal-related transcriptional regulator — translation MSKNNNQVPAVEHLRRVWRENEIISSDAKAELLQLRLDQLIASIFSNGPFYFYTFDLFDLKIHNVSASIESILGLNPDKVTFQQILEQVHPDDMAFVTRAEETAIRLFQDEIGIDKILNYKISYCFRFRTRDGSYRLFNHQAVVLSTDGNGGLSKSLNIHTDISHLSTENNYKLSLIGMNGAPSYQNINIEGEFSPPVPAKSLYTEREITIIRLIATGLTSQQIAGELNLSEFTIKNHRKRIIKKSGCHNMSQVLGECITKGLI, via the coding sequence ATGTCAAAGAACAACAACCAGGTGCCCGCTGTCGAGCACCTTCGCAGGGTATGGCGGGAAAACGAGATCATTTCCAGTGACGCCAAAGCGGAACTGCTTCAGCTCAGGCTGGACCAGTTAATTGCCTCCATCTTCAGCAACGGTCCCTTCTATTTTTATACTTTCGATCTCTTTGACCTGAAAATTCACAATGTCAGCGCGTCGATCGAGAGCATTCTCGGACTGAATCCCGACAAAGTCACCTTCCAACAGATTCTGGAGCAGGTACACCCGGATGATATGGCCTTTGTCACCCGGGCCGAAGAAACGGCTATTCGCCTGTTTCAGGATGAAATTGGTATCGACAAGATCCTGAATTACAAAATCTCTTACTGCTTTCGCTTCCGCACCAGGGATGGCAGCTATCGCTTGTTCAACCACCAGGCGGTAGTGCTGTCTACAGATGGAAACGGCGGCCTCAGCAAATCCCTGAACATCCACACAGATATTTCCCACCTCTCCACGGAAAACAATTACAAGTTGTCACTGATCGGAATGAACGGTGCCCCGTCGTATCAGAACATCAATATTGAAGGTGAGTTCAGCCCCCCTGTGCCGGCAAAGTCTCTGTACACGGAGCGGGAAATCACCATCATTCGTTTGATAGCTACCGGGCTTACCAGTCAGCAGATAGCCGGTGAGCTCAACCTGTCGGAATTTACCATCAAGAACCATCGCAAGCGGATCATCAAAAAATCCGGATGTCACAATATGTCCCAGGTACTGGGCGAGTGCATTACCAAGGGGCTGATTTAG
- a CDS encoding DUF2237 family protein, with protein MAMALEMVESVNVFGDPLLTCSNNPLTGFFRDGCCNTNDQDVGSHTVCVEVTQEFLQFSRERGNDLSSPVEEFGFPGLNPGDRWCLCAARWLEAQQADMAPRVYLQRTHIKALEIVPLTVLRQYAVDLN; from the coding sequence ATGGCGATGGCACTGGAAATGGTCGAATCGGTGAATGTATTTGGGGATCCGCTGCTGACCTGCAGTAATAATCCGTTGACCGGTTTTTTTAGGGATGGCTGCTGCAACACCAACGATCAGGATGTGGGTTCCCATACCGTTTGTGTCGAAGTGACGCAGGAATTTCTGCAGTTTTCGCGGGAGCGGGGTAACGACCTCAGCAGTCCGGTGGAGGAATTCGGCTTCCCGGGTCTGAATCCCGGCGACCGCTGGTGCCTGTGCGCGGCGCGCTGGCTGGAGGCGCAGCAAGCGGATATGGCGCCGCGGGTGTATCTGCAGCGCACACACATCAAGGCATTGGAAATAGTACCACTGACGGTACTGCGCCAGTACGCGGTCGACTTGAACTGA
- a CDS encoding DUF2939 domain-containing protein gives MRKWLWRSAILLAVLATAYIALPWYSATQLVEAAQREDVEKLQRYVDFPTLQDNIKQRLQDELRSSLGGDVPKEFDGLFTAGSEMILGPLVERFVSPGGIADLILGRRDWRELEKMLAGKATAPSRSQSTAQPNATTPDSSGGQSDPHSGEQPHRHRWHLSGWHFTGLNTVVAQATSNEDDTTVRLYMQRQGLRWRLVDLALIEKPSPEN, from the coding sequence ATGAGAAAGTGGCTCTGGCGCAGCGCAATCCTGCTCGCGGTATTGGCGACGGCCTACATCGCCTTGCCCTGGTATTCTGCGACACAATTGGTGGAGGCCGCACAGCGCGAAGATGTGGAAAAGCTGCAGCGCTATGTGGACTTTCCCACCCTGCAGGACAATATCAAGCAACGCCTTCAAGACGAACTGAGATCTTCATTGGGTGGCGATGTACCGAAGGAGTTTGATGGACTGTTCACTGCCGGGTCTGAAATGATCCTGGGTCCGCTGGTGGAGCGCTTTGTTAGCCCCGGAGGCATTGCCGATCTGATTCTGGGGCGCCGGGATTGGCGCGAACTGGAAAAGATGTTGGCTGGCAAGGCGACTGCGCCATCCCGGTCCCAATCGACGGCGCAGCCGAACGCCACAACCCCAGATTCGAGCGGTGGCCAAAGTGACCCGCACAGCGGTGAACAGCCCCATCGTCACCGTTGGCACCTGTCCGGGTGGCATTTTACCGGGCTGAACACCGTGGTGGCGCAGGCCACCAGTAACGAAGATGACACCACTGTGCGACTTTATATGCAGCGTCAGGGTTTGCGCTGGCGCTTGGTCGACCTGGCACTGATAGAAAAACCTTCACCGGAGAATTGA
- a CDS encoding TonB-dependent receptor, translating into MKQLVFILAFLASSAAFAQWNNPIDAFCSGEYRAIGTVGLGVGELQINDEQDFAGYASLGVTPDAGVWQVELRYTNFDDGWASVDQWGIGAKVDFTVSCDVQCLYWMVGWNYGDFDVDTVDKHGVLYSDVNAETEDNYWNAGVGYRYNWTRDFDTSIEYNYNDVDARVRYFDGEVTRRFDLGHLRTLTVNFSYRF; encoded by the coding sequence ATGAAACAACTGGTATTTATCCTCGCCTTTCTTGCCTCCAGTGCGGCCTTCGCACAGTGGAACAATCCCATCGATGCTTTCTGTAGCGGCGAATATCGTGCGATCGGCACGGTTGGCCTCGGTGTGGGCGAGCTGCAAATCAACGATGAGCAAGACTTTGCCGGTTACGCGAGCCTGGGTGTCACACCCGATGCCGGCGTGTGGCAGGTGGAATTGCGCTACACCAATTTTGACGACGGCTGGGCTTCCGTTGACCAATGGGGCATTGGCGCCAAGGTGGATTTCACCGTGTCCTGTGATGTGCAGTGTCTGTACTGGATGGTAGGTTGGAACTACGGCGATTTTGATGTCGATACGGTCGACAAGCACGGAGTGCTTTACAGCGACGTGAATGCGGAAACAGAAGACAACTACTGGAATGCCGGTGTCGGTTACCGCTACAACTGGACTCGCGATTTTGATACTTCCATCGAGTACAACTACAACGATGTAGACGCCCGGGTTCGATACTTCGATGGTGAGGTAACCCGGCGCTTTGACCTAGGCCACCTGCGGACATTGACAGTGAATTTCAGTTACCGGTTTTGA
- a CDS encoding TonB-dependent receptor domain-containing protein: protein MPKTSRRSLLALLLAACLHAYGATDSADPVTDDGLDQLYPLDIPSQPLDQALLALARQTGLAVMIASDLKLRGLAPALSGEMSAQQALEKLLMDSGYRYRAVNDQGLVVLPPRKVVAAPEHTIEPEVELRPLLEEVEVVASKRRTQLQDTPMAITAFGRNQLRNLQIDSLEDLAIQVPSLQYARNGDHTASLLYMRGIGSDNHTEAGDSGVAIHVDGLYSSRAQGAAVLLYDLDRIEVLRGPQGSLFGRNSTGGVINYHTARPQQGYDTEFSVTLGNFHRQQLEAMVNLPLGEEFALRWAGISSRADGYTDYTADSVWAPRRNRYNNVDQFSQRLSVHWQPRHDLHWWASVERYRDRGAGGLPMVDYGIPVTIDTPGVTDLVQDTFRSRLSWRTPNGISVTYIGGYGALDRTQAWDGDRTGPVGSETDPAIFHQSNRTLWSDYQSRQHELQLKSDNSGDLRWLLAYFDFAEDNGIRFDLEHQTADGSGWGGAPSHSFQQPERGSHLSAVYGQLDWDVNEYWELSTGARSGRDHRYDRGGRNIACPDLIRSDRDGELGSIAVNADSAAPGQCYVSNYNDVSQSWRSTTAMARATFRPAPDRLFYLLFAQGFKPGIVEDGNSLDGVYSGLDDPDYQRALEAVIARNNSDDEAFRAYVEPETNANIELGFKLGLRDGAMTLNGALFNTRYRDLQVSGVAEDEDGTEIVRSTNAASATIRGLEMELTWATSLNGQLNGFFSLLDARYDRFFTVDNAYPRYGQTWNPAADDSSRSDNPDLVDYSGNRLKQAPRSSLSLNYTHTLHLGNWASARPTIGVRYSDRVYFDEANRGRRSGRLLDNRTGEWVTDPGGPVSELDYQPAYWLWSAGVKIEPVAGNWWLNLFGENLTNNPVRQDLQDADSAIPEYYLAQPRTLGLEFGLRFQ, encoded by the coding sequence ATGCCCAAGACCTCCCGCAGGTCACTGCTTGCACTGCTGCTGGCGGCATGTCTGCATGCCTACGGCGCCACTGACTCTGCCGATCCGGTGACGGACGACGGCCTCGATCAGCTATACCCGCTGGATATTCCCTCGCAGCCACTGGATCAGGCACTGCTGGCGCTCGCCCGCCAGACCGGGCTGGCGGTCATGATCGCGTCCGATCTCAAGTTGCGGGGGTTGGCACCGGCACTGAGCGGCGAGATGTCGGCACAGCAGGCACTGGAAAAACTGCTGATGGATTCCGGCTACCGCTACCGTGCCGTGAATGATCAGGGCCTGGTGGTATTGCCGCCGCGCAAGGTGGTGGCGGCCCCGGAACACACTATTGAACCGGAAGTTGAACTGCGGCCGCTATTGGAAGAGGTAGAAGTGGTGGCCAGCAAGCGCCGCACCCAATTGCAGGACACGCCGATGGCGATCACCGCATTCGGCCGCAACCAGCTGCGGAACCTGCAGATCGACAGCCTGGAAGATCTGGCCATTCAGGTGCCGAGCCTGCAGTACGCGCGCAATGGCGATCACACGGCATCGCTGCTGTATATGCGCGGGATTGGATCGGATAATCACACCGAGGCCGGGGATTCCGGGGTGGCGATTCATGTAGACGGTCTCTACAGTAGCCGCGCCCAGGGCGCCGCGGTGCTGCTGTATGACCTGGACCGGATCGAAGTGCTGCGCGGCCCCCAGGGTTCGCTGTTCGGGCGCAACTCCACCGGCGGCGTGATCAACTACCACACCGCGCGGCCGCAGCAGGGATACGATACCGAGTTCTCCGTCACCTTGGGTAATTTTCACCGCCAACAGCTTGAGGCGATGGTGAACCTGCCGCTGGGTGAGGAATTCGCCCTGCGCTGGGCGGGTATTTCCAGCCGCGCCGATGGCTACACCGATTACACTGCAGATTCCGTGTGGGCGCCGCGGCGAAACCGCTACAACAATGTCGATCAGTTCAGCCAGCGCCTCAGTGTGCACTGGCAGCCGCGGCACGACCTGCACTGGTGGGCAAGCGTCGAGCGTTACAGGGATCGCGGCGCCGGTGGTTTGCCGATGGTGGATTACGGCATTCCCGTCACCATCGACACCCCGGGTGTAACAGACCTCGTTCAGGATACTTTTCGCAGCCGTCTGAGCTGGCGCACGCCGAACGGTATCAGCGTCACTTATATCGGTGGCTACGGTGCCCTCGACCGCACCCAAGCCTGGGATGGCGACCGCACCGGGCCCGTAGGCAGCGAGACCGATCCCGCCATTTTTCACCAGAGCAACCGCACCCTGTGGTCCGACTACCAATCCCGCCAGCACGAACTGCAATTGAAAAGTGACAACAGTGGCGACCTGCGCTGGTTGCTGGCCTATTTTGACTTCGCCGAGGACAACGGTATCCGCTTCGATCTCGAGCACCAGACCGCGGACGGCAGCGGCTGGGGCGGTGCGCCGTCACACAGCTTTCAACAACCGGAACGCGGCTCACACCTGAGCGCGGTATACGGGCAGCTGGACTGGGATGTAAATGAGTATTGGGAGCTGTCCACCGGCGCCCGCAGCGGCCGCGACCACCGCTATGATCGCGGCGGGCGCAACATTGCCTGTCCGGACCTGATCCGCAGCGACCGCGATGGTGAGCTCGGTTCCATCGCCGTCAATGCGGATTCCGCTGCGCCCGGTCAGTGTTACGTGAGTAATTACAACGATGTCTCCCAGTCCTGGCGCAGTACCACCGCCATGGCCCGCGCCACCTTCCGCCCCGCGCCCGACAGGTTGTTCTATCTGCTGTTTGCCCAGGGTTTCAAGCCCGGTATCGTCGAGGATGGCAACAGCCTCGACGGGGTCTACAGTGGATTGGACGACCCGGATTACCAGCGTGCCCTGGAAGCGGTGATTGCGCGCAACAACAGCGATGACGAGGCCTTTCGCGCTTATGTAGAGCCGGAAACCAACGCCAATATCGAACTCGGCTTCAAGCTCGGGCTGCGCGATGGCGCCATGACCCTGAACGGCGCCCTGTTCAATACCCGCTACCGGGACCTGCAGGTATCCGGCGTCGCTGAGGATGAAGATGGCACCGAGATTGTGCGCAGCACCAATGCTGCCTCCGCTACCATCCGCGGGTTGGAGATGGAGCTGACTTGGGCCACCAGCCTCAACGGGCAACTCAACGGTTTCTTTTCACTGCTGGATGCCCGCTACGATCGTTTCTTCACCGTGGACAACGCCTACCCCCGCTACGGACAGACCTGGAACCCGGCCGCTGACGACAGCAGCAGGTCCGACAACCCCGACCTTGTGGATTACAGCGGCAACCGCCTCAAGCAGGCGCCCCGCAGCAGCCTGAGCCTGAACTACACCCATACCCTGCACCTGGGAAATTGGGCCAGTGCGCGGCCCACGATCGGCGTGCGCTACTCCGACAGAGTCTATTTCGATGAAGCCAACCGCGGCCGTCGCTCCGGCCGGCTGCTGGACAATCGCACCGGTGAATGGGTTACCGACCCCGGCGGTCCGGTGTCGGAGCTGGACTACCAGCCCGCCTACTGGCTGTGGAGTGCGGGGGTCAAGATCGAACCTGTGGCCGGCAACTGGTGGTTGAACCTGTTTGGCGAGAACCTCACCAACAACCCCGTCCGGCAGGACCTGCAGGATGCTGACAGCGCCATTCCCGAGTACTACCTGGCGCAGCCGCGCACACTGGGCCTCGAATTCGGCTTGCGATTTCAATGA
- the cysQ gene encoding 3'(2'),5'-bisphosphate nucleotidase CysQ — protein sequence MDKVVNRELLDKVIAISVEAGEAILGVYNASGELEVDTKSDDSPVTAADLAAHRVLAPALEKLLDGVPVLSEEGEMPSYDTRSQWDRYWIIDPLDGTKEFIRRNGEFTVNVALIENGEPVLGVVHVPVLDITYAGAKTLGAIKRDDSGEKAIAVRAMRPRLDDKQPIEIVASRSHGAGAVDTLLERIEGSLGKTGLKNMGSSLKLCLVAEGAADLYPRLAPTCEWDTAAAQAVVEAAGGVVVDEQFSLLRYNQKEELLNPFFYVIGDRDFDWKSLLLAS from the coding sequence ATGGACAAGGTTGTAAACAGGGAACTGCTGGACAAGGTAATCGCCATTTCGGTGGAGGCCGGTGAGGCGATTCTGGGGGTGTACAACGCCAGTGGCGAACTGGAGGTGGACACCAAGTCGGACGATTCCCCTGTCACCGCGGCGGATCTGGCCGCACACAGGGTTCTCGCCCCCGCGCTGGAGAAGCTGCTCGATGGCGTACCGGTGCTGTCTGAAGAGGGCGAGATGCCGTCTTACGACACCCGCAGCCAGTGGGACCGTTACTGGATCATCGATCCGCTGGATGGCACCAAGGAGTTCATCCGTCGCAATGGTGAGTTCACCGTGAATGTGGCGCTGATCGAGAATGGTGAGCCGGTACTGGGGGTGGTGCATGTACCGGTGCTGGATATCACCTACGCCGGTGCCAAAACCCTGGGCGCGATCAAACGCGATGACAGCGGTGAAAAGGCGATTGCGGTGCGTGCGATGCGGCCGCGTCTTGACGACAAACAGCCGATCGAGATCGTTGCCAGCCGCAGCCACGGTGCCGGTGCGGTGGATACACTGCTGGAGCGTATCGAAGGCAGCCTGGGTAAAACCGGGCTGAAGAATATGGGCAGTTCCCTGAAGCTGTGCCTGGTGGCCGAAGGGGCGGCGGATCTGTATCCGCGCCTGGCGCCTACCTGCGAGTGGGATACGGCTGCAGCGCAGGCGGTGGTGGAAGCTGCCGGAGGCGTTGTGGTGGACGAGCAGTTCTCTTTGTTGCGCTACAACCAGAAAGAAGAATTGCTCAACCCATTCTTCTATGTGATCGGTGACCGGGACTTCGATTGGAAGTCACTGCTGCTGGCAAGTTAA
- a CDS encoding YjgN family protein — MTDKYNVEITGQAVGGKSPEEAIAALAQYAGISEERAQAMFARAPAVVKRDIPEDLAQRYEQKLAELGIGAQRVAAEAPAMAEAESGASQAPTAGEGAASVAEAQPRSAEPAAPQPPSGGDNRGGASAGKRHVGFVFSGNGYEYFKIWIVNILLTIVTLGIYAPWAKVRNAQYFYGNTSLDNASFAFTADPVKMLIGRLIALGLLVAFMVIQSFSPLTGVLLGISLVFVFPWVLNRTLAFYARNSTYRSIRFRFVGKYSDALINFLGWPILSMFTLGLLTPFAIYKQKQYVVENHRYGNQSFSFRARAGDFYTLVLVAIGVGLVGIIAGALIGWVLGMVYEPLAALTGLGVMIGYALGILYFVTNMNNLIFNNTSLSSHDFKARYQLKSFGWLMVTNFFFVAITLGLFIPWAKVRLAHYAAEHTALDVAGDLDKFAAISQPDESAFGEEFGDVFDMEVGF; from the coding sequence GTGACTGACAAATACAATGTAGAAATTACCGGGCAAGCGGTTGGGGGAAAAAGTCCGGAAGAGGCAATTGCGGCGCTGGCCCAGTATGCGGGGATCAGTGAAGAACGCGCACAGGCGATGTTTGCGCGCGCGCCCGCCGTGGTGAAGCGGGATATCCCCGAAGATCTGGCCCAGCGCTACGAGCAGAAGCTGGCGGAACTCGGCATCGGTGCACAGCGGGTTGCGGCGGAGGCGCCCGCGATGGCAGAGGCAGAGAGCGGTGCGTCGCAAGCGCCGACCGCCGGCGAGGGTGCAGCCAGTGTCGCCGAGGCGCAGCCCCGCAGTGCAGAGCCCGCCGCACCGCAACCGCCCAGCGGCGGTGATAATCGGGGGGGTGCGTCCGCAGGCAAGCGCCATGTGGGTTTTGTATTCAGTGGCAACGGCTACGAGTATTTCAAAATCTGGATCGTCAATATCCTGCTCACCATCGTGACTCTGGGCATCTATGCCCCCTGGGCGAAGGTGCGTAACGCACAGTATTTCTACGGTAATACCAGTCTCGACAACGCCAGCTTCGCCTTCACCGCGGACCCGGTGAAAATGCTGATCGGACGTCTGATCGCCCTGGGTCTGCTGGTGGCATTTATGGTGATCCAGAGTTTCTCCCCCCTGACCGGGGTCTTGCTGGGTATCAGCCTGGTATTTGTCTTCCCCTGGGTGCTCAATCGCACGCTGGCGTTTTACGCGCGTAACAGCACTTATCGCAGTATCCGTTTCCGCTTTGTGGGCAAGTACTCTGACGCCCTGATCAATTTTCTGGGGTGGCCCATACTGTCGATGTTTACCCTGGGTCTGTTGACGCCATTCGCGATCTACAAGCAGAAGCAATATGTGGTGGAAAATCACCGCTACGGCAACCAGAGCTTTTCCTTCCGCGCCCGTGCCGGTGATTTTTACACCCTGGTACTGGTAGCCATCGGCGTGGGCCTGGTAGGCATCATTGCCGGTGCACTGATCGGCTGGGTACTGGGGATGGTATACGAGCCGCTGGCTGCGCTCACAGGGCTCGGTGTAATGATTGGTTATGCCCTCGGTATCCTGTACTTCGTCACCAATATGAACAACCTGATTTTCAATAACACCAGCCTGTCTTCCCACGACTTCAAGGCCCGTTACCAGCTCAAGTCGTTCGGTTGGTTGATGGTGACCAACTTTTTCTTCGTTGCGATCACCCTGGGCCTGTTTATTCCCTGGGCCAAAGTGCGTCTCGCACACTACGCTGCGGAACACACTGCGCTGGATGTAGCCGGAGATCTGGATAAATTCGCTGCAATCAGCCAGCCGGATGAGTCCGCATTTGGTGAAGAGTTTGGTGATGTCTTCGATATGGAAGTCGGATTTTGA
- a CDS encoding type II toxin-antitoxin system HicB family antitoxin: MRYPVVVHNIEFAGYGAIAPDLPHCHCHGDSLETALQKMAETIVERLDELQAAGQEPPQPGELDQLRKNPAFSGGVWAIIDIESNELRPGSRP; this comes from the coding sequence ATGCGTTATCCGGTCGTGGTCCACAATATTGAATTTGCCGGTTACGGTGCCATAGCACCAGACCTGCCTCACTGCCACTGCCACGGGGACTCCCTTGAAACTGCCCTGCAGAAAATGGCGGAAACCATTGTCGAACGACTGGATGAGCTACAAGCCGCAGGTCAGGAACCGCCGCAGCCCGGAGAGCTGGATCAGCTACGCAAAAACCCCGCATTCAGCGGGGGGGTGTGGGCGATTATCGACATCGAATCCAACGAACTCAGACCCGGATCCAGACCATAA
- the cysK gene encoding cysteine synthase A — protein sequence MKANNILETIGNTPHVRINHLFRDDIEVWMKVERFNPGSSIKDRIALGMIEAAEKSGALKPGGVIVEPTSGNTGIGLAMVAAVKGYKLILTMPESMSVERRKIMAAMGAELVLTPKENGMGGAIAKAEEILAERDNSWMPQQFTNPANVTAHKETTAKEILADFPEGLDYLITGVGTGGHITGCGEVLKEKMPDLKVLAVEPEKSQVIAGKEKGLHRLQGIGAGFVPEVLNKGVLDGTIAVSEEDSFEMARECALKEGIFVGISSGASLAAVKQREADFAPGSKVLVFSYDTGERYLSIEDLFSA from the coding sequence ATGAAAGCCAACAATATTCTCGAAACCATCGGCAACACCCCCCATGTGCGCATCAACCACCTGTTCCGCGACGATATCGAGGTGTGGATGAAGGTGGAGCGCTTCAATCCCGGCAGCAGTATCAAGGACCGGATTGCCCTGGGGATGATTGAGGCTGCGGAGAAATCCGGGGCGCTGAAACCCGGTGGCGTGATCGTCGAGCCCACTTCCGGCAATACCGGCATCGGCCTGGCGATGGTGGCGGCGGTGAAGGGTTACAAGTTGATCCTGACCATGCCGGAGTCCATGTCTGTGGAGCGCCGCAAGATCATGGCGGCGATGGGTGCGGAGCTGGTGCTGACGCCAAAGGAGAATGGCATGGGCGGTGCCATTGCGAAAGCCGAGGAGATCCTCGCCGAGCGCGATAACAGCTGGATGCCGCAGCAATTCACCAATCCGGCCAATGTCACTGCGCACAAGGAGACGACGGCGAAGGAGATTCTGGCGGATTTCCCTGAGGGGCTGGATTACCTGATTACCGGTGTGGGCACCGGCGGACATATCACCGGCTGTGGTGAGGTTCTGAAAGAGAAGATGCCGGATCTGAAGGTGCTGGCGGTGGAGCCGGAGAAGTCGCAGGTGATCGCCGGTAAAGAGAAGGGGCTGCACCGGTTGCAGGGTATCGGCGCGGGCTTTGTGCCGGAGGTGCTGAATAAGGGCGTGTTGGACGGGACGATTGCGGTGAGCGAGGAAGATAGTTTTGAGATGGCCCGTGAATGTGCGTTGAAGGAGGGGATCTTTGTGGGGATTTCTTCCGGGGCGTCGCTGGCGGCGGTGAAGCAGCGGGAGGCGGATTTCGCCCCCGGCAGCAAGGTGCTGGTGTTCAGCTACGACACCGGCGAGCGCTACCTTTCTATCGAAGACCTGTTTAGCGCCTGA